From Pseudoalteromonas rubra, one genomic window encodes:
- a CDS encoding VPS10 domain-containing protein: MHQLKLGRTMRIALFGAATALCSLPGLAAKGDEGVLSAATFKGLELRNIGPGFMSGRIADIAIDPKDTSVWYVGVGSGGVWKTNNAGVTWQPIFDDQPVYSIGAVVLDPNNSNTVWVGTGENVGGRHVSFGDGIYVSHDGGANWTNMGLKNSGHISEIIVHPADSNTVWVAAQGPLWSKGGQRGLYKTTDGGKTWNKVLGDNDWTGVTDVAIDPRDPNVLYAATWQRHRTVAAYYGGGPGSGLHKSTDGGKTWHKLAQGLPQGEMGKIGLEVSPIDPDVVYAAIELNRRTGAVYRSADRGASWVKGADAVAGGTGPHYYQELYASPHHFDHIYLAGVRLHESKDGGKSFKRMEEKDKHGDNHAMEFIAGDKNYMMVGSDGGLYESFDSGVHWRYHENLPVTQYYKLALDDHKPFYNIYGGTQDNNTQGGPSRTLNSHGILNTDWKVVLFGDGHQPATEPGNPDIVYAQWQQGNLTRYDRTTGEIVYIKPQPGKGEKPERFNWDAPILVSPHKPSRLYFASHRVWQSEDRGDSWTPISGDLTKNRERIHQPIMGGKQGWDGAWDMFAMSQYSTITSLSESPLVEGLLYAGTDDGHIQISENGGKSWRKVDVKRLPRVPDTAFINDIKADLFDPDTVYISLDNHKFGDYKPYLLKSTNRGKSWKSIASNLPDKHLVWRVVQDHVDPDLLFAGTEFGLFFTVDGGKRWVELTGNVPTISFRDLAIQRRENDLVGASFGRGFFVLDDYRALRNLSEDKLEQGSLLFPTRDALWYIERSPLGGGEVGTQGGNKYRAPNPDFGATFTYYLKDDIKSLKAQRQATEKALQEDDKSVGVPAWDKLEAEVRQQQPAIWFTIRDEQGNVIRKVQGKAKKGLHRVNWDLRWPAHQAIGVQGNYFSPNPQGSLVTPGTYSVTMSKEVDGQITQLEAPQTFKVVQLHQRNALKAIDGEKVAAFWKELANVQRVASATGQALGRAVKRLDMLEQSLDRTSVELGEFDGQFATIRNQLLALDSRLNGNPAKNQVGASNNTATVGDRLFHALIGTSFSTYGPTPAIRTSVDLATEELRAIRNELQTILNETIPAFEQQLQAKGAPWVPGQSLPQI; this comes from the coding sequence ATGCATCAACTAAAACTTGGCCGCACTATGCGTATTGCATTGTTCGGTGCAGCCACTGCGCTCTGTAGCTTACCTGGGCTGGCTGCCAAAGGGGACGAAGGGGTACTCTCTGCTGCCACTTTTAAAGGGTTAGAGCTGAGAAATATTGGTCCTGGCTTTATGTCAGGCCGTATCGCTGATATCGCCATTGACCCCAAAGATACCAGTGTCTGGTATGTTGGGGTTGGTTCCGGCGGAGTATGGAAAACGAATAATGCGGGTGTGACCTGGCAACCCATTTTTGATGATCAGCCCGTTTATTCAATCGGTGCTGTGGTGTTGGACCCAAATAACAGCAATACCGTTTGGGTAGGCACGGGTGAAAACGTTGGTGGTCGCCACGTCAGCTTTGGTGATGGAATCTATGTCAGTCATGATGGTGGCGCAAACTGGACCAATATGGGGCTGAAAAACTCCGGGCATATTTCGGAGATCATTGTACACCCAGCAGACTCAAACACAGTGTGGGTGGCTGCACAGGGTCCACTGTGGAGCAAAGGTGGTCAGCGTGGTTTGTACAAAACCACCGATGGCGGAAAAACCTGGAACAAAGTGCTGGGTGACAATGACTGGACCGGTGTGACCGATGTCGCTATTGACCCACGTGATCCCAACGTATTGTATGCTGCTACCTGGCAACGCCATCGTACCGTAGCTGCGTATTATGGTGGGGGGCCGGGTTCCGGGTTACATAAATCTACCGATGGCGGCAAAACCTGGCACAAGTTGGCGCAAGGGTTACCGCAAGGGGAAATGGGCAAAATCGGCCTTGAAGTCTCGCCGATAGACCCGGATGTTGTGTACGCTGCCATTGAATTGAACCGTCGCACAGGTGCCGTGTACCGTTCGGCTGATCGGGGTGCCTCCTGGGTTAAAGGGGCCGATGCTGTTGCTGGTGGTACCGGACCACATTACTATCAGGAACTCTACGCCAGCCCTCACCATTTTGATCATATCTACCTGGCTGGTGTACGTTTGCATGAGTCCAAAGACGGTGGCAAATCTTTTAAACGGATGGAAGAAAAAGATAAACATGGCGATAACCATGCCATGGAATTTATCGCTGGTGATAAGAACTACATGATGGTGGGTTCTGACGGTGGTTTATATGAAAGCTTCGACAGTGGTGTGCACTGGCGCTACCACGAAAATTTGCCTGTCACTCAGTATTACAAGTTGGCACTGGATGACCATAAGCCGTTTTATAACATTTACGGTGGGACACAGGATAACAATACTCAGGGTGGCCCCTCTCGTACTCTAAACAGTCACGGTATTCTCAATACCGACTGGAAAGTGGTGTTGTTTGGTGATGGTCATCAGCCTGCCACTGAGCCGGGTAACCCGGATATTGTGTATGCGCAATGGCAGCAGGGCAACCTGACTCGCTACGACCGCACCACAGGCGAGATAGTTTATATTAAGCCTCAGCCTGGTAAGGGTGAAAAGCCTGAACGCTTTAACTGGGATGCCCCCATTCTGGTCAGCCCACACAAACCGTCACGATTATACTTTGCCTCACACAGGGTGTGGCAGTCGGAAGATCGGGGTGACAGCTGGACACCCATCTCGGGTGACCTGACTAAGAATCGAGAGCGCATTCATCAGCCTATCATGGGTGGTAAGCAGGGCTGGGATGGTGCCTGGGATATGTTTGCGATGTCACAATACAGCACCATTACATCCTTGTCTGAATCTCCCCTGGTGGAAGGTTTGCTGTATGCCGGTACCGACGATGGCCATATTCAGATCTCTGAAAATGGAGGGAAGTCCTGGCGTAAAGTGGATGTCAAACGATTACCTAGGGTGCCAGATACAGCATTTATTAATGACATCAAAGCGGACTTATTCGATCCTGATACTGTATATATTTCGCTTGATAACCACAAGTTCGGCGATTATAAGCCTTACTTACTGAAAAGTACCAACCGTGGTAAGTCCTGGAAGTCTATTGCAAGCAATTTACCCGACAAACATCTGGTTTGGCGTGTAGTACAAGACCATGTCGACCCGGATCTGTTGTTCGCTGGGACTGAATTTGGTTTGTTCTTTACAGTGGATGGCGGTAAGCGTTGGGTCGAGCTGACGGGTAATGTGCCTACGATTTCGTTCCGCGACTTGGCTATCCAGCGTCGTGAAAATGATCTGGTGGGGGCCAGCTTTGGCCGGGGTTTCTTTGTTCTGGATGACTATCGGGCGCTGCGTAACCTGTCAGAAGACAAGCTGGAGCAGGGGTCTTTGCTATTCCCAACCCGTGATGCGCTATGGTATATCGAGCGCAGCCCGCTTGGTGGGGGTGAAGTGGGCACTCAGGGTGGTAACAAATACCGTGCGCCGAATCCGGATTTTGGGGCCACTTTTACCTACTACCTGAAAGACGACATCAAGAGCCTCAAGGCACAGCGCCAGGCAACAGAAAAAGCGCTGCAAGAAGATGATAAGTCGGTGGGTGTCCCAGCATGGGATAAACTCGAAGCTGAGGTGCGTCAACAGCAGCCTGCTATCTGGTTCACTATTCGCGATGAGCAGGGTAATGTGATCCGCAAGGTACAAGGTAAGGCCAAAAAAGGTCTGCACCGGGTTAACTGGGATCTGCGCTGGCCAGCGCATCAGGCCATAGGCGTACAGGGCAATTATTTCTCGCCTAACCCACAAGGCTCACTGGTGACACCGGGCACGTACAGCGTTACCATGAGCAAAGAGGTCGATGGCCAGATCACCCAATTAGAGGCGCCGCAAACCTTTAAAGTGGTGCAGTTACACCAGCGTAATGCGCTGAAAGCTATTGATGGCGAAAAAGTGGCGGCGTTCTGGAAAGAGCTGGCTAATGTGCAGCGCGTGGCCAGTGCCACAGGTCAGGCATTGGGTAGAGCCGTGAAGCGTCTGGATATGCTTGAACAGTCACTGGATCGCACGTCCGTGGAGTTGGGTGAGTTTGACGGCCAGTTTGCCACCATCCGCAACCAGTTACTGGCGCTGGATAGCCGCCTGAACGGTAATCCCGCTAAAAACCAGGTGGGTGCCTCGAATAACACGGCTACAGTAGGTGACCGCCTGTTCCACGCTCTGATCGGCACCAGCTTCTCGACGTATGGCCCGACCCCGGCTATTCGTACCAGCGTGGATCTGGCAACGGAAGAACTCAGAGCGATCCGCAATGAACTGCAGACCATTCTGAACGAGACCATTCCTGCGTTTGAGCAGCAACTGCAAGCCAAAGGGGCACCCTGGGTCCCAGGTCAGTCATTGCCGCAGATTTAA
- a CDS encoding LysE family translocator gives MFPLDVFLTYSLACLLLVISPGLDNLLAIARGLSQGRLAAIVSGLSSGAGILFHVLAATFGLTLLIQTSEIAFYAVKLVGAAYLIWLGVKVLRTRQLFSLHDAPAQPLLRIFSTGFLSAALNPKPGIFVLAFVPQFVNPELGSVTAQMLGYGIWFALLTAVGFALMGVFSSHLSAWLQQKPRFVLGLNVGAGATFIASGLAVALMKQKQPAGV, from the coding sequence ATGTTTCCGCTTGATGTTTTCCTGACCTACAGCCTGGCATGCCTGCTACTGGTGATCTCGCCCGGGCTTGATAATTTGCTGGCGATAGCACGCGGTTTGAGCCAGGGGCGGCTGGCAGCCATTGTGTCCGGGCTATCGTCAGGTGCCGGGATATTATTTCATGTTCTGGCTGCAACTTTTGGTCTGACTTTGCTGATCCAAACCTCGGAGATTGCCTTTTATGCGGTCAAGCTGGTTGGAGCGGCTTACCTTATCTGGCTGGGCGTAAAGGTGCTCAGGACCCGTCAGTTGTTTTCGCTGCACGATGCGCCGGCTCAGCCATTACTACGAATTTTTTCCACGGGCTTTCTATCTGCCGCGCTGAACCCCAAGCCGGGTATTTTTGTGCTGGCGTTTGTGCCGCAGTTTGTGAATCCTGAGTTGGGCTCAGTCACGGCTCAAATGCTTGGCTATGGTATCTGGTTTGCTTTGCTGACAGCAGTAGGGTTTGCGCTGATGGGGGTTTTCTCATCTCATCTATCGGCGTGGTTACAACAGAAGCCTCGTTTTGTGTTGGGCCTGAATGTGGGAGCTGGCGCGACATTTATCGCCTCTGGCCTGGCTGTGGCCCTGATGAAGCAAAAGCAGCCAGCTGGAGTGTAA